The following coding sequences lie in one Arachis ipaensis cultivar K30076 chromosome B03, Araip1.1, whole genome shotgun sequence genomic window:
- the LOC107632241 gene encoding uncharacterized protein LOC107632241, with translation MNFIIWNCRGVGGKGFHTLIRDLKREFEANFIILLETHVSGDRGNKIREKMGFDGVFVEESRGHSGGIWCLWDTNFWQVIVLHHHVQFVHMQVVGKNSVPWLFTAVYGSPQRGQRKELWSCLNSISQNISSPWCIAGDFNAMLHAHERKGGSLNQIQEACTDFQACVSECGLMDLGFFGWPFTWKQGNLFERLDRGLCNLDWQIAFPDVKVKHLAMMKSDHTPLLFQLASSQPLNRRRKPFRFTAAWLTHSDFGDVVKNNWSWQNS, from the coding sequence ATGAATTTTATTATATGGAATTGTCGTGGAGTTGGTGGAAAGGGTTTTCATACTCTGATTAGAGATTTGAAGAGAGAGTTTGAAGCTAATTTCATAATTCTTCTTGAAACCCATGTTAGTGGGGACCGTGGCAATAAGATTCGAGAAAAGATGGGTTTTGATGGCGTCTTTGTGGAGGAATCTAGAGGGCACTCGGGAGGTATTTGGTGTCTTTGGGACACTAATTTCTGGCAAGTTATTGTTCTCCACCACCATGTTCAATTTGTTCATATGCAGGTTGTTGGTAAAAATTCTGTTCCCTGGCTCTTTACAGCTGTCTATGGCAGTCCTCAAAGAGGTCAGAGAAAGGAGTTATGGAGTTGCCTTAATTCTATTAGTCAGAATATCTCTTCCCCATGGTGTATTGCTGGTGATTTTAATGCTATGCTCCACGCTCATGAAAGGAAGGGAGGATCATTGAATCAAATCCAAGAAGCTTGTACTGATTTCCAAGCTTGCGTGTCTGAATGCGGGTTGATGGATTTGGGTTTTTTTGGCTGGCCATTTACTTGGAAGCAAGGGAATTTATTTGAGAGACTTGACCGAGGCTTGTGCAACTTGGACTGGCAGATTGCCTTCCCTGATGTTAAAGTCAAACACTTGGCTATGATGAAGTCAGATCATACTCCTCTCTTATTTCAGCTTGCTTCTTCTCAACCCCTTAACAGAAGAAGGAAACCCTTTCGTTTTACTGCAGCATGGCTTACTCATTCAGATTTCGGTGATGTTGTTAAAAATAATTGGAGTTGGCAGAACTCTTAG